One Kwoniella pini CBS 10737 chromosome 10, complete sequence genomic region harbors:
- a CDS encoding pyrroline-5-carboxylate reductase, which translates to MGYTLAVLGCGTMGIAILSGVLSSLEERNSTPLKNPNHHTGDSEPPSGISTPTGSQFLNAPEESLPSKFIATVGREETGRKLKKTFESLGRFGSDVEIRAGKGNVNTVQEADVILICSKPNIAKTILSEPGMTEAVKGKLVISICAGVTISQLVSWVPEGTTVVRAMPNTPCKIREGMTVVTPLSDALLRTLILNIFTSCGRCRFLDEKYFDACTAVAGSGPAFVALVLEAMADGGVMMGLPRVEALELAAQTLQGTGRMALYAGLHPAQLKDSVTTPGGCTIAGLLTLEDGRVRSTMARAIQVATNHAAGLGQDPKK; encoded by the exons ATGGGTTACACATTAGCAGTACTAG GATGCGGTACAATGGGAATAGCCATTTTATCAGGTgtattatcttctttagaagaaagaaattcaactccattgaaaaatccaaatcatcatacAGGAGATTCAGAACCACCTTCAGGAATTTCTACACCAACTGGATCACAATTTTTAAATGCACCTGAAGAATCATTACCTTCTAAATTTATAGCAACAGTaggaagagaagaaacTGGAcgtaaattaaaaaaaactttTGAATCTTTAGGTAGATTTGGTAGTGATGTTGAAATTAGAGCTGGAAAAGGTAATGTAAATACAGTTCAAGAAGCAGATGTAATTCTTATTTG CTCAAAACCAAATATCGCCAAAACCATCTTATCAGAACCAGGAATGACAGAAGCAGTAAAAGGAAAActtgtaatttcaatttgtgCAGGAGTTACAATTTCCCAACTTGTCTCTTGGGTTCCAGAAGGAACAACTGTAGTAAGAGCTATGCCAAATACTCCTTGTAAA ATAAGAGAAGGAATGACAGTTGTAACACCACTATCAGATGCTTTATTACGTACTTTAATACTTAATATATTCACATCATGTGGAAGATGTAGATTTTTAGATGAGAAATACTTTGATGCTTGTACAGCTGTTGCTGGATCTGGACCTGCTTTCGTTGCCTTAGTATTAGAAGCTATGGCTGATGGAGGTGTTATGATGGGCTTACCAAGAGTCGAAGCTTTAGAATTAGCTGCACAAA CTTTACAAGGTACAGGTAGAATGGCACTTTACGCAGGATTACATCCAGctcaattgaaagatagCGTAACAA CTCCAGGAGGATGTACCATTGCTGGGTTGTTGACTCTAGAAGATGGTAGAGTCAGATCAACAATGGCAAGAGCGATTCAAGTAGCTACTAATCA TGCTGCTGGGTTAGGTCAAGATCCCAAGAAATGA